In a genomic window of Telopea speciosissima isolate NSW1024214 ecotype Mountain lineage chromosome 5, Tspe_v1, whole genome shotgun sequence:
- the LOC122663316 gene encoding subtilisin-like protease SBT3.9: protein MATASQNCRFHGISAFFFLNLYYWNSLTFAETTTTNVYIVYLGAKKHEDPTATLKSHHDMLATLLGSKEAAKNSIRYSYKHGFSGFAATLSDSQAKAVADFPGVIRVFPNCIHKLHTTRSWEFLGLHSHEYPSDLLSKTNKGEGTIIGIIESGIWPESESFKDDNMGPIPSRWKGICQTGQYFSSTHCNKKIIGARWFVKGYEKALEKPINTTGSAEYLSPRDKVGHGTHCASTAAGRFVPNVSYQGLGTGLARGGAPLARLAIYKACWFSGHCTAADLLKAFDKALHDGVDILSVSMAPRVLPLDDYVVAMSNGIGVGAFHAVEKGITVVCAAGNAGPHSYTVQNSAPWIITVTATTIDRAFLTEITLGNNQTFLGQSQSHIKRKGFDHIVYLTDLVIIKLADDALNFKENIETLVKRKVVLWFIEPSANNFDRYDIVVKAGGFGIIFVQPQNGLLPCHDIPCITVDYEIGTSIVSYIRRTRSAVVKLSEPKSVVGKWVSPRVASFSSRGPSSLSPAVLKPDIAAPGVNILAAVPPQIKNGPAGYEFQSGTSMACPHVAGVAALIKSLHKDWSPAAIKSAIVTTASQTGTNGQVIWAQGDPRKPADPFDIGGGHINPRKVADPGLIYDISKENYYIQFLCSMGYTNEQITNMLNKIHMKGRGVSCSKNKYSELDLNLPSISIPNLKNTITVTRTVTNVGSINSFYRALVDSPHGVRVKVEPRTLSFNSSITMISFKVTFTSTQKLLGDYSFGSLSWTDGQHLVRIPLAVRVIEYKSFVDT from the exons ATGGCTACCGCTTCACAGAACTGTCGCTTCCATGGAATCAgtgctttcttcttcctcaatctCTATTACTGGAACTCTCTCACGTTTGCCGAGACTACTACTACCAAT GTGTACATAGTGTATTTGGGTGCGAAGAAGCATGAGGACCCAACAGCCACTCTGAAGTCTCACCATGACATGCTAGCCACGTTGCTTGGAAG CAAAGAAGCTGCCAAGAATTCGATTCGGTACAGCTATAAGCATGGCTTCTCTGGGTTTGCAGCTACTCTGTCCGACTCCCAAGCAAAAGCAGTAGCAG actTTCCGGGTGTTATTCGAGTGTTCCCTAATTGCATTCATAAACTTCATACTACCCGAAGCTGGGAGTTTCTAGGACTCCATTCACATGAGTATCCAAGTGACCTTTTGTCTAAAACTAATAAGGGTGAAGGGACTATTATTGGCATTATAGAGTCAG GAATCTGGCCGGAGTCAGAAAGCTTTAAGGATGATAACATGGGTCCAATTCCATCACGTTGGAAAGGAATTTGCCAAACTGGACAGTATTTCAGTTCCACCCACTGCAATAAGAAAATCATTGGTGCTCGCTGGTTTGTAAAAGGCTATGAGAAGGCATTGGAGAAGCCCATTAACACCACTGGATCTGCAGAGTATTTATCCCCAAGGGACAAAGTAGGGCATGGCACCCACTGTGCTTCCACAGCTGCGGGTCGTTTTGTACCAAATGTAAGCTATCAAGGGCTAGGTACTGGTTTAGCTAGAGGGGGTGCACCTCTTGCTCGCCTAGCAATCTACAAGGCTTGTTGGTTTAGCGGACATTGTACAGCTGCAGATTTGCTAAAAGCATTTGACAAGGCCTTACATGATGGAGTAGACATTTTATCAGTGTCTATGGCCCCTAGAGTACTGCCTTTGGACGACTATGTTGTTGCAATGAGTAATGGGATTGGAGTAGGTGCATTTCATGCTGTAGAAAAGGGGATAACCGTGGTTTGTGCAGCAGGGAACGCAGGTCCACATTCTTATACGGTTCAAAACTCGGCTCCTTGGATCATCACTGTTACTGCTACCACTATTGACAGGGCTTTCCTAACAGAGATTACACTTGGAAACAATCAAACTTTCTTG GGCCAATCTCAATCACATATAAAGCGGAAAGGATTTGATCATATTGTCTACTTAACAGACCTGGTCATAATAAAATTAGCAGATGATGCAtt AAATTTCAAGGAAAACATTGAGACATTAGTGAAGAGAAAGGTTGTCCTTTGGTTTATAGAGCCATCTGCAAACAATTTTGATCGATATGACATAGTTGTGAAAGCAGGAGGATTCGGCATTATATTTGTGCAACCTCAAAATGGTCTCCTTCCATGCCATGACATTCCCTGTATTACAGTAGATTATGAAATAGGGACAAGCATAGTTTCCTACATCAGAAGAACAAG ATCAGCAGTTGTGAAGCTCAGTGAGCCAAAGTCTGTAGTTGGGAAATGGGTATCTCCACGAGTGGCCTCATTCTCATCCAGAGGACCAAGTTCTTTGTCACCTGCTGTGTTGAAG CCTGACATAGCTGCTCCTGGAGTGAACATCTTAGCTGCAGTTCCACCACAAATTAAGAATGGTCCCGCCGGATATGAATTCCAAAGCGGAACTTCAATGGCTTGCCCTCATGTGGCTGGAGTGGCTGCCCTCATCAAGTCTTTGCACAAAGATTGGTCCCCTGCGGCCATAAAATCAGCAATTGTGACTACTG CCTCACAAACTGGCACAAATGGACAAGTGATATGGGCACAGGGAGATCCTCGCAAGCCAGCTGACCCTTTTGACATTGGTGGAGGGCATATCAATCCTAGGAAAGTAGCAGATCCAGGGCTCATTTATGATATTAGCAAGGAGAATTACTACATTCAATTCCTCTGTTCCATGGGCTACACCAATGAACAAATTACCAACATGTTGAACAAAATCCACATGAAGGGAAGAGGAGTCTCTTGTTCGAAAAATAAGTATTCTGAGTTGGACCTGAATCTCCCCTCTATCTCCATCCCAAACCTTAAAAATACCATAACAGTCACCAGGACTGTGACAAATGTGGGGTCTATTAATTCATTCTACAGAGCTTTGGTGGATTCTCCTCATGGTGTTAGAGTGAAAGTTGAACCACGGACACTGTCCTTCAATTCATCCATCACCATGATTTCATTCAAAGTGACCTTTACTTCTACTCAGAAATTGCTTGGGGATTACTCATTTGGAAGCCTTTCTTGGACTGATGGCCAGCATTTGGTTAGGATTCCATTAGCGGTTCGTGTTATTGAGTATAAATCTTTTGTGGACACTTAG
- the LOC122663318 gene encoding E3 ubiquitin-protein ligase RNF165-like, with amino-acid sequence MPSLLLLLLRFRLWERTRRRRRLQLRQKSGHHVAMKHENEELGIKHFKGEKNEVDCAICICKIESGDLIRELICDHIFHKGCLDRWIGDGYRPRSCPLCRGTLEPKITVTKIEENQELGQETINSSSSFSGSMDHGRPGLCFNLHYW; translated from the coding sequence atgCCCAGTCTTCTACTGTTACTTCTGAGGTTCCGACTATGGGAACGAACCCGCCGCCGCCGCCGTTTACAACTAAGACAGAAATCTGGTCATCATGTTGCAATGAAACATGAAAATGAAGAATTGGGAATCAAGCACTTCAAAGGTGAGAAGAATGAAGTGGATTGTGCTATCTGCATATGCAAGATTGAAAGTGGAGATCTGATCAGAGAGCTAATCTGTGACCATATCTTTCACAAAGGTTGCTTAGACAGATGGATTGGAGATGGGTATCGACCAAGATCATGTCCTCTTTGTCGGGGTACCCTAGAACCAAAAATAACTGTTACCAAGATTGAAGAGAACCAGGAACTTGGACAAGAAACCATTAAcagttcttcttcattctctggTTCTATGGATCATGGTAGACCTGGATTGTGTTTTAATCTTCATTACTGGTGA